The window GTGCGCAATATCCTGTTTAACCACTACCCCATGAGCTGGGTTGAGCATCCGGAATACCTGCTGATAACTGCCGGCGCAGCGATATTGGCAGCCGTTATAGCCCGATTGATGACCAAAATGAAAACGCTTTTCCTGTACCTTGATGCGCTGGGGTTGGTGGTATTTACCATTATAGGCTGCCAGATAGCGCAGCAAATAAACCTGCCTGCCACTATTGTATTATTAAGCGGCATGATAACGGGCTGCGCCGGCGGCGTACTGCGCGATGTTCTTTGTAACGAAGTACCGCTACTATTCCGCAAGGAGATTTATGCAAGTGCATCAATAGTTACCGGGGCTGTTTACTTAGGAGTTGAATATTTAGGCGCCAGTGATGCGGTTGCCATTATAATAGCTTGTATTATTGGGCTGGCGTTACGCCTGCTATCCATCAAATACAATTGGCAAATGCCTAAATTTGTTTATAGAGAAGAGTGGCATTGAGCTTACTTGAGACAGCTATCAATTGTAATTATGAACGGCCAAATCTTGTGAGTTCTGAAGAGGAAACGACGATAAAAACCATGTCATTGTAAATTATTGATTATCAATAGCTAACTACCGTCATTGCACGAAGCAATCCCTTATCTGCTAAATCCCACATAGTTCGGGATTGCTTCGTACCTCGCAATGACGGTAGTTCATATTTTTTTTCCAGGTTCTATCTGGTGGGCAATCACGTAATGAAAAAAGCCTTGCGAAGTTTTAAAAAACTTCGCAAGGCTGATATTTGATAACTAAATCCACTATCGTTCCCCCTTCAGGGGGTTAGGGGGCCTACTCGTTGGATAAGGAGTAAGGCACATCGCTATCCTTCACCCCTCTTGTTTTATTAGGTGCAGGGGCCATATTAAAGTTGATGGTGGCGCCTTTCAGCAATTCCTTGTGGCTTAACCAGTTTAAATCATAAGGGTTGCCGTTTACACTCATGGTATTGATGTACCTGTTGGCGTAATTATTATTGGCGGCATTGATGGTTACGGTCTTGCCGTTCTCGAGTTTTAAGGTGATCTTTTTAAACAAAGGCGCACCCAGTACATATTGGTCGCTGGCCGGCGTTACCGGGTAAAAGCCCATGGCCGAGAATACATACCAGGCAGATGTTTGGCCATTATCTTCATCGCCGCAATAGCCATCGGGGGTAGCTTTGTAAAGTTTATTCATTACATCGCGTACATGCAGCTGGGTTTTCCATGGTTCGCCTGCATAATTGTACAGGTAAATCATATGCTGTATCGGCTGATTACCATGTGCGTACTGCCCCATATTCACAATCTGCATCTCGCGAATTTCGTGAATGGTTTCTCCGTAGTAACTGTCGTCAAATATAGGCGGCAGCGTAAACACAGAATCGAGCTTGTTTACAAATTGCTTTTTGCCGCCCATCAGGTTTATCAACCCCTGAATATCGTGGAATACGCTCCAGCTGTAATGCCAGCTATTGCCCTCGGTAAAAGCATCGCCCCATTTAAACGGACTAAAAGGCGTTTCAAAGGAACCATCCTTGTTTTTGCCACGCATTAACCCGGTTGATGGATCAAACAGGTTTTTATAGTTCATACTGCGCTTTTTGTACACTTCGGTTTCAGAAGCAGGTTTGCCTAAGGCTTTACCTAATTTATAAATGGTGAAATCATCATAAGCATACTCCAGGGTACGGGCTGCGTTTTCGTTTATCTTAACATCATATGGTACATAGCCTAATGTGTTGTAGTATTCCACCCCTTCGCGGCCGGTTGCAGCGGGGCCTTTGTTATTGGCGCCATGTACAAGGGCCTCGTACAGTTTTTCGATATCATAACCTTTGCCGCCTTTTAAGTACGCTTCGGATACTACAGATGCGGAGTTGTTGCCTATCATTACAGCAGAGTATCCGGGGCTCGACCATTCGGGCAGCCAGCCGCCTTCTTTATAATCATTAATCAAACCTTCCTGCATCTCTTTATTGATAGACGGATAAACCAGGTTCAGGAACGGATACAGTGCTCTGAAGGTATCCCAAAAGCCGGTACCGGCAAACTTATAACCGGGAAATACTTTACCTGTTGATGCGCTGTAGTGTACAATATTTCCTTTCTCGTCTATCTCATACAATTTATTCGGGAAGAAAACCATCCGGTACATACAGGAGTAAAAAGTACGTGTCTGGTCGATGGTGCCACCTTCCACAGTTAAGCGGCTAAGGGTTTTATTCCAAACGTCTTTTGCTTTTTGTCTGGTTACATCAAAGCTGTCGTTACCTACTTCCCTTTTCAAATTCAGTTCGGCCTGCTCAATGCTGATGAACGACGAAGCTACGCGCAGATGTACTTTCTCGCCATGGGTAGTTGTAAACCCTATTAAAGCGCTGGCATGCTCGGCTTTCAGTTCCAGTCCGTTGCTTAAAGTAGTGTCGCTGTAGGTTTGCGCAATAGTGATGGGCTTATCTACATAAATAACAAAATAGTTTTTAAAGTTTTTCAAGGGGCCACGGGCGTATTTGGTAGAGTAACCTACTATCCTTTTCTCGCCGGGAATAATCTTTACAAACGATCCTTTGTTCAGCGCGTCTATCACAATAAATGAGCTGTCTGTTTTGGGATAAGTAAACCTGAACTGGGCTGCCCTCTCTGTTGGTGTAATCTCGGTAGTTACATCATGATCGGCCAGGTAAACGCTGTAGTAATATGGTTTGGCCGTTTCGGCTTTGTGCGAAAACCAGCTTGCCCTGCCGTTTTGCGATACTTTTAAATGTTTGGTTACCGGCATTATAGCAAACTGCCCGTAATCATTCATCCATGGCGATGGCTGGTGGGTTTGCTTAAAGCCACGTATCTTATGGGCATCGTAAGTATAAGCCCATCCATCGCCCATTACACCGGTTTGGGGTGTCCAGAAGTTCATCCCCCAGGGGAGCGCAATTGCCGGATAAGTGTTACCGTTGGATAGGTCGTAATGCGAGTCGGTACCCATCAGTGGGTTAATATATTCAACCGGGTCGGTAACCTTGGTTACCTGTTGTGCTATGGCACAGGTGGCAGCCATTAATAATGAACCAATAAGTACAATGCTTTTCTTCATTCGGGCGACATTTAATATTTTTCAATTTACCTGTAAATATAAAAGACCAGCTGCAATGGCCGGTCTTTTATATTTAATTTTTGGCCTCACCTAAATCCTATCCAAAGGAGAGGACTAAAAAAATTCAAATCAAGAACCCTCTCCTTTGGAGAGGGCAGGGTGAGGCTTCTATTTTACCACCCGGTATTTTGGGTGAGTTTACTATTTGTACTTATCTCACGTTGCGGAATAGGCCATAAATAGTACTGCGCTTTCATGGTTACTCCCTGTTCATTGGCAGTAGATGTTGCATCGCCAAAAGAGTCTGTAGCCACTTTATATATCATGTGGGTGCGTTGAATATCAAAGTAAGCTTTATTTTCATAAGCCAGCTCATGATAACGTTCGCGCCAGATAGCAGTACGGAAATCATCTTTACTTAAACCGCTCAACGCAGGCAATAAAGCACGCGCCCTTATTTTGTTAATCTGGGCATAAGCTGCAGCCGTTGGACCACTTACCTCGTTAGTGGCTTCGCAATAAATCAGCATAGCTTCCGGTAAACGCAAAAATGTCCAGTTTTCATCAGCTGCGGAGTTACCTATATTTTCGCTTTCCTTGTGGAAATACTTATACAACGCATGCACTCCAAAGTTGATGGTTTGCGTTGGATCGTTGTGGTTAGGATAGCTTGAAAAGTAAAACTGTCTTTCCTGTTTACGCAAATCGGCATTGTCATAGCTATTAAAGAAACCGTTTGTTGGTATCATCGCTCCAAGGTGATCGCCATAGGCGCCTACCTGAAGGTTAAATGGTAAAGTTAATTGCGGAATAGCATTGGTAACTACACCTACCTGATATTGCGACTGAAAAATCAACTCGCCCTGGTTTTTGTGAGCGTTATCATGCAAATAGTCATACTTATCAAACAGGGTATAATCGCTTAACACCGGTAGTACCTCGGCAGCGGCCAGCGCATAGTTTTCTGTTTTCTTTAACGGGAAACCGGCTGTAGTTAAATAAACACTGGCCAGCAAAGTACGTACAGCTCCTAATGACACCTTGCCAGTTTGGTCAGTTTCGGGCAAGCCAGATGCTTCCGCGGCTTTTAAATCACTGATGATCTGATCGTAAACAGCTGCTGTGGCGGTACGCGCAGGATATAAATCGGGACTGGTAATGGTAACGGGCGTAACTATTAACGGCACATCGCCATACAGCCTAACCAGGTGATAGTAAAAAAACGCTCTTAAAAAATAGGCTTCACCCATAGTCGTTTTTTTATCAGCGTCAGCCATCGATCCTATTTTGGGGATTTCGGTTAGCGCAATATTGGCGTTTGAAATAGCATTGTAGCTATTTGACCATACATCTTCAAAACCCGGGTTTACAGCATCTGTACGGTTATTAATTACGTTATTGTTATTAACACTTTGTCCAAGTGATGTGGTGTGGCCTGCAAATAACTCCAAAGTAATAAAGGGGCTTTCACCGTAAGCATCTCCATTTAAAAACAAATAAAGCTTTTGGTAAATACCTGTAACAAATGTATGGGCCTGTGATGCATTTGTAAAATAATTGCTTTTTACAAAATTGCCTTTGTCTTTTTCAACAAGGTCTTTTTTGCAACTGCCAACCAGGATAACAAGAATTAGCAATACGCAGCTAATTCGATATTTTTTTAAGTTAAACTTCATAATTGTATGTGTTAACGTTTAAATTAGAAACTAACATTTAAGCCAAGCAGGAAGGTTCTTGGTTTTGGATAATCATAAAACTGGATGTTTTGTGTAAAGTTGCTTGAAGTATTGTACGTAGACACTTCCGGATCATAACCAGTGTATTTGGTTATTACAAAAAGATTTTGCGCCTGCGCGTACACCCTTAGCCTGCTCAGTTTTATTTTCGAAATCATGTTGGTTGGGAAGGTATAACCAAGCGTTACAGCCCTACCGCGTATAAAATTACCGCTTTCAACTTTTGTTGAATAGATTTCGGTTTGGTAGCGTACAAAGGCGGGCCTGTCTTCGGCAATGCTGGTATTTTGGTTTGTAGGTGTCCAGGCATTTAATACAGTTGCATAGCTGTTTGCCTGCCCGGTACGGTCCTGGCCCGAATGACGTGTCAGGTTCATGATCTGGTTTCCGTAGTTAAATTGCAGGTCGACACCCAAATCAATGTTTTTATAACGGAAAGTATTGCTCAGCGTACCGTAACCGTCGGGAATTGATTTACCAAGGATCACCTTATCGGCTGACGAAACTTTACCGTCTCCGTTGGTATCCTGTATTTTCAAGTCGCCGGGCAGCAAGCCATACTTAGCTGCTTCAGTGGCTTCTGCTGTACCCCAGGTACCTAAAACCTTGTATCCGTAAAAGCTACCTGCAGGTAACCCTACCCTCATCAGGTTAAATTGAGAAAGAAAAGTTGGGGCCAAAAAGATATCATCATTAGACGCACCCAATTGCAATATCTTATTTTTAAGGAATGATATATTGAAACTGGTATTCCAGCTAAAATCCTGCGATTTGATGTTTTGTGTATTGATAGTTAACTCCAACCCTTTATTTTGCAGCCTGCCAATGTTTTTATAAACACTGGTAAAACCACTTGTTTCCGGTAACGGCGCATTAAGCAGTAAAGCCTTGGTTTTCTTCAAATACGCATCGGCCTCAATATTAATACGGTTATTGAACAGGCCCAATGAAACGCCAAGATCATACTCGGCTGTCTTCTCCCACGAAAGGTCATCGTTGCCTATTGTAGTTTGCTGTGTTCCGATAGCTTGCTTACCGCCGAATACATAATTCACAGTATTGATGTTAGCCAATGACCGATATTCGCCAATTTCGGAGTTACCTGTTAAACCGTAGCTTACTCTGAACTTAAGATCGGATATAGTTTTATTATCCTTTAAGAAATCTTCCTGGGATGCACGCCAGGCGAAAGCCGCAGAAGGGAAAAAACCATTTTTAACATTTGTACCAAAACGTGATGAACCATCCTCACGACCTGTTATTGTTAACAGGTACTTTTCTTTATAGTTATAATTAACACGGCCAAAAAAGGAATTCATTTGCCATGCATCATAGTTTGACGATGGTATACCCGGTATTGAACCTGCACCAAGGTTGTAGTACTGATAATAATTATCAGACAAGCCACTTGTACTGGCTCCAAACCCGGTTTGCTGGAAGTTTTGTTTTTCCTGGCCAACAACAACATTTAAAGTATGTACTTTATTAAATGTTTTGTTGTAGGTTAAGTGGTTTTCCCACTGCCAAAAAGTATTGTTGGCTTCGCTGATTGACGCTGAACTGTTTGCCTGGTCGGCAGTTGCACCGCCTACCAAACCGCTTTGAAAATGCGGGTTGTAATTGGCTCCCGTAGTAACACCTAAAGTACTCCTAAACTCAAGCCCCGGCAAAATATTAAGGTTTAAATATCCGTTGCCACTAAATATCCGTTTCCGGTAAATAGCCTGAACTTCATTTGCCTGGGCAACAGGATTATCGCCACCTTCCATGTTAGGATAATCGGTACGTTTGCCGTAACTGCCATCGGGATATTTAATAGGTATAATGGGTATCATTTCTATCAACATACGCGGTATGTTGTTACCGCCTGTACCGTCATCAGCAGTACGTTGGTCCTGCGCGTTATAGTTTAAGGTGGCACCTACTTTTAGCCATGGTTTTATCTGGTTATCAAAGGTTAAACGGGCATTGTAGCGTTTTAAATAGCTGTTTAAAATAATACCTTCATCATCAGCGTAGTTTAAAAAGAAACCATAGTTAATCTTATCGGTACCTCCTGTAAATGTAAGGTTATGGTTCTGGCTAACCGGTGTACGGGTAGTGGCCTTTTGCCAGTCAACATCATATAACGGCTTCAGGTTCGAATCAAACAGTTTGCCAATAAGCTTCGTTCTTATCTTTACAGGGTCGTCATCTACATAATTACCTGCGGCCCAGCCAACCGGGTCATATTTTTTAATATTGGCGTACGACTGATCTTCGACGGCTAAAAACTGCGCCGAGTTAAGTACCGGAATTTCTTTAGCCATGTGGCTTACACTCAGGTAACTATCATAGCTAACAGTACCTTCGCCTTTTTTGCCACGTTTAGTGGTTACCAAAATAACGCCATTAGCGCCACGTGTACCGTAAATAGCGGTTGACGACGCATCTTTCAACACATCAACCGATTCGATATCGTTAGGATTTATGGAGTTTCCACCTTCAGTCCAAACTACTCCATCAACCACATATAATGGGTCGGTATTGGTATTAATTGAACTATAGCCACGTATGCGCACCTTGGTTGCGCCACCCGGAGCACCTGAATTAGCCGAAACGTTTACACCGGCAATTTTCCCGGCAAGCTCCTGCTCAAGGTTGGTTTGCGGCCTTTCCTGTAAGCCTTTTGCACTTACACTACCTACCGAACCTGTTAAATCGACACGTTTTTGGGTACCATAACCAACCACAACAACTTCACTTAGCGCTTTTTGCGACTCGGTCATGATTACGTTTAATACAGTTTTACCAGCTACCGCAACTTCCTGTGTATTGTAACCAACAAAGCTAAAAACCAATGTGGCATTGGTTGGAGCAGTTAAATTAAACTTGCCATTTACATCTGTTTGAGTACCAACGTCGGTACCTTTAATCCGGATGCTAACACCCGGCAAAGGCCCTTTACTATCTGATACGGTGCCTGATATTTTTATGTCTGCCACTGTTGCTCCCGGAAAATCTTTCTTTTTAACAACGATTGTCTCCTGGAAAATTTTGTACGTTAAAGGCTGATCTTTAAAAGCCTGGTCAAGCGCCTGCTCCAAAGAAACCCCTGCAACCTCGATGTTAATTGCAGTTGCCTTAGCTACATCCTGCTTCTCATACATGAAATGATAACCGGTTTGTTTTTCGATAGAACGTAGTACTTTTTCGACA is drawn from Mucilaginibacter ginsenosidivorax and contains these coding sequences:
- a CDS encoding trimeric intracellular cation channel family protein, with product MLHILYIIAIIAEAMTAALSAGRRDMDWIGVCIIAWVTALGGGTVRNILFNHYPMSWVEHPEYLLITAGAAILAAVIARLMTKMKTLFLYLDALGLVVFTIIGCQIAQQINLPATIVLLSGMITGCAGGVLRDVLCNEVPLLFRKEIYASASIVTGAVYLGVEYLGASDAVAIIIACIIGLALRLLSIKYNWQMPKFVYREEWH
- a CDS encoding GH92 family glycosyl hydrolase; this encodes MKKSIVLIGSLLMAATCAIAQQVTKVTDPVEYINPLMGTDSHYDLSNGNTYPAIALPWGMNFWTPQTGVMGDGWAYTYDAHKIRGFKQTHQPSPWMNDYGQFAIMPVTKHLKVSQNGRASWFSHKAETAKPYYYSVYLADHDVTTEITPTERAAQFRFTYPKTDSSFIVIDALNKGSFVKIIPGEKRIVGYSTKYARGPLKNFKNYFVIYVDKPITIAQTYSDTTLSNGLELKAEHASALIGFTTTHGEKVHLRVASSFISIEQAELNLKREVGNDSFDVTRQKAKDVWNKTLSRLTVEGGTIDQTRTFYSCMYRMVFFPNKLYEIDEKGNIVHYSASTGKVFPGYKFAGTGFWDTFRALYPFLNLVYPSINKEMQEGLINDYKEGGWLPEWSSPGYSAVMIGNNSASVVSEAYLKGGKGYDIEKLYEALVHGANNKGPAATGREGVEYYNTLGYVPYDVKINENAARTLEYAYDDFTIYKLGKALGKPASETEVYKKRSMNYKNLFDPSTGLMRGKNKDGSFETPFSPFKWGDAFTEGNSWHYSWSVFHDIQGLINLMGGKKQFVNKLDSVFTLPPIFDDSYYGETIHEIREMQIVNMGQYAHGNQPIQHMIYLYNYAGEPWKTQLHVRDVMNKLYKATPDGYCGDEDNGQTSAWYVFSAMGFYPVTPASDQYVLGAPLFKKITLKLENGKTVTINAANNNYANRYINTMSVNGNPYDLNWLSHKELLKGATINFNMAPAPNKTRGVKDSDVPYSLSNE
- a CDS encoding RagB/SusD family nutrient uptake outer membrane protein, yielding MKFNLKKYRISCVLLILVILVGSCKKDLVEKDKGNFVKSNYFTNASQAHTFVTGIYQKLYLFLNGDAYGESPFITLELFAGHTTSLGQSVNNNNVINNRTDAVNPGFEDVWSNSYNAISNANIALTEIPKIGSMADADKKTTMGEAYFLRAFFYYHLVRLYGDVPLIVTPVTITSPDLYPARTATAAVYDQIISDLKAAEASGLPETDQTGKVSLGAVRTLLASVYLTTAGFPLKKTENYALAAAEVLPVLSDYTLFDKYDYLHDNAHKNQGELIFQSQYQVGVVTNAIPQLTLPFNLQVGAYGDHLGAMIPTNGFFNSYDNADLRKQERQFYFSSYPNHNDPTQTINFGVHALYKYFHKESENIGNSAADENWTFLRLPEAMLIYCEATNEVSGPTAAAYAQINKIRARALLPALSGLSKDDFRTAIWRERYHELAYENKAYFDIQRTHMIYKVATDSFGDATSTANEQGVTMKAQYYLWPIPQREISTNSKLTQNTGW
- a CDS encoding TonB-dependent receptor produces the protein MKLTVIIMVAVLTNVSAKTYSQVVTLHQKNASVEKVLRSIEKQTGYHFMYEKQDVAKATAINIEVAGVSLEQALDQAFKDQPLTYKIFQETIVVKKKDFPGATVADIKISGTVSDSKGPLPGVSIRIKGTDVGTQTDVNGKFNLTAPTNATLVFSFVGYNTQEVAVAGKTVLNVIMTESQKALSEVVVVGYGTQKRVDLTGSVGSVSAKGLQERPQTNLEQELAGKIAGVNVSANSGAPGGATKVRIRGYSSINTNTDPLYVVDGVVWTEGGNSINPNDIESVDVLKDASSTAIYGTRGANGVILVTTKRGKKGEGTVSYDSYLSVSHMAKEIPVLNSAQFLAVEDQSYANIKKYDPVGWAAGNYVDDDPVKIRTKLIGKLFDSNLKPLYDVDWQKATTRTPVSQNHNLTFTGGTDKINYGFFLNYADDEGIILNSYLKRYNARLTFDNQIKPWLKVGATLNYNAQDQRTADDGTGGNNIPRMLIEMIPIIPIKYPDGSYGKRTDYPNMEGGDNPVAQANEVQAIYRKRIFSGNGYLNLNILPGLEFRSTLGVTTGANYNPHFQSGLVGGATADQANSSASISEANNTFWQWENHLTYNKTFNKVHTLNVVVGQEKQNFQQTGFGASTSGLSDNYYQYYNLGAGSIPGIPSSNYDAWQMNSFFGRVNYNYKEKYLLTITGREDGSSRFGTNVKNGFFPSAAFAWRASQEDFLKDNKTISDLKFRVSYGLTGNSEIGEYRSLANINTVNYVFGGKQAIGTQQTTIGNDDLSWEKTAEYDLGVSLGLFNNRINIEADAYLKKTKALLLNAPLPETSGFTSVYKNIGRLQNKGLELTINTQNIKSQDFSWNTSFNISFLKNKILQLGASNDDIFLAPTFLSQFNLMRVGLPAGSFYGYKVLGTWGTAEATEAAKYGLLPGDLKIQDTNGDGKVSSADKVILGKSIPDGYGTLSNTFRYKNIDLGVDLQFNYGNQIMNLTRHSGQDRTGQANSYATVLNAWTPTNQNTSIAEDRPAFVRYQTEIYSTKVESGNFIRGRAVTLGYTFPTNMISKIKLSRLRVYAQAQNLFVITKYTGYDPEVSTYNTSSNFTQNIQFYDYPKPRTFLLGLNVSF